The DNA window ACTCCTCGTACTAAAGCGATCATACCCGTCCATTTGGGAGGACTTGCGTGCGATATGGAGCCAATTTTGGCGATCGCTCAAAAGTATGGCTTGAAGGTGGTTGAAGATGCTGCCCATGCAATTCCAACAACCTATCAAGGTAAATTGATTGGCAGCCTAGATAGTGACGCGACTGTTTATAGTTTTTATGCCACCAAAACAATTACCACTGGCGAAGGTGGAATGCTCGTTACCCGCAATCTTGAAGTTGCCCAACGCTGCCGGATGATGAGATTGCATGGTATTAGTCGAGATGCTTTTGATCGTTATACCTCAACTAAACCTTCCTGGCACTATGAGGTAGTTGCACCTGGTTTCAAATATAATATGACGGATCTGGCTGCTTCTGTTGGCATCCATCAACTTCAGAAAGCTTGGATGTTCCAAAAAAAACGGGCGGCGATCGCCAAACGATATGATGCAGAGTTTGCTGGCTTGCCTTTACATCTGCCGGCAAAATCAACTGATGGAGATACCCACTCTTGGCATTTGTATGTAATTCGTTTAGACGACTCTGCAAAAGTAAGCCGTGATACATTCATTGAGCAACTAGCTGCTAAAGGTATTGGTTGTAGCGTTCACTATATTCCATTGCATTTGCACCCCTACTGGCGTGACAAATATAATCTGCACTCCGACGATTTTCCTTGCGCTTCCTATGCTTATAAACGCATAGTGAGCTTACCAATATATACAAAAATGGCTGAAGCAGATCAAACCCGTGTTATTGAAGCCGTTAAAAAAACTTTGAATTAATTCTTGTCTCAATTAAAGTTTTCTAAATAACAAGCTATTAAATAACTATGTCTAAACGAATTTTTGATTTGTTTTTTTCCTTAATTGGTATTACGATTTTGCTGCCTCTATTTCTGATGATTGCAATATCTATTAAATTAGACTCTCCAGGCCCTGTATTTTTTAGACAAGTGAGAGTTGGGCGTTTTGGGTGCGAATTTAAAATCTATAAGTTCCGCACTATGATAATTGAAGCTGAGAAAATGGGTAAGCAAATTACAATTGATAATGACCAAAGAATTACTAGAATTGGAAGATTTTTGAGAAAATATAAACTAGATGAGCTTCCACAACTACTCAATGTGATTAAAGGAGAAATGAGTTTAGTAGGCCCTCGTCCTGAAGTACCAAAATATGTTTATATGTATACTCATGAACAACGTAGAGTTTTAGAAGTACTTCCAGGAATAACTGATTTAGCTTCAATAAAATTTCGGAATGAAAATCAACTATTAAAGCATAATCATAATCCAGAGGATTTCTATATACACGAAATAATGCCTCAAAAATTAAAGTTAAATATAGAATATATAGAGCAAATGGGCTTGAGTTTTGATTTACTCATTATATGTAAAACTCTACTGCAAGTAATCGCAACATAAAACTTAGATTTTGAAAAATGTAGTAGGCATAAGTCTCTAGATGCCTAGCTTTGTAGGGAATAAAATATTACTTTGCTGTCTTGATAAAGAAATGAAAGAATCATGATTTCATAATTTCAATATTCAAGAAGATTTGATTAAATTTAAGGAATTTAAAACAACTTATGGAAACTATAGACACTTCACAAAAAATTGATTATTGGCTCATATTTAAGCGGCGTTGGCTACCTGCTTCAATTGTTTTTATTTTTGTGTTTGCTCTTGTTGGAGTAGCGGCATATTTTAAAAAACCTTCTTACTTATCAGAAGGTAAACTCAGATTTCAAAGAACAAATACTACTTCTTATTTAACAGGTTTATCGACAGAAATAGGTAAATTAGAACCATTAGTACAAGACCAGAAAACTAGCCCTCTGAATACAGAAGCAGAAGTAATACGTTCTCTTCCTGTTGTGCGCAAAACTATTAGCCAACTTAACCTCACAGATAATCAAGGTAGACTTCTAAAATCAAAGGAATTTCTAAAAAGTCTTACCGTCAAAGATGTTAAGGGAGCCGATGTTCTACAAATTTCTTATCGAGATACTAGCCCACAAATAACAGCAGAGGTTGTGAACACCTTAATGCAAGTTTACTTGGAGCAAAACGTATCTTACCTAAGATCAGAAGCGGCAGCTGCTCGTATGTTTATAGAAAAACAACTACCAAATGCTGAATTAGTTGTTCGACAAGCAGAAGCAGAGCTAGCAAACTTTAAAGAACAATATAAAGTTGTTTCTCTGCAAGAAGAAGCAAGTAAGGCAGTAGAAATTATTGGAGACTTACAAAAGCAAATAAACTCAACTCAATCTGAAATTGCTGATGCTCAAACACAATCTCAAGAAATCCGCAAGCAATTGGGCATGAACCCGCAACAGGCACTAACACTCACCTCATTTAGCCAGATTTCAGGGGTACAAGATATTCTCAAAGAAATTCAGCAGTCAGAATCGGAACTAGCAGCTAGGCGTACTATTCTACAAGATATCCATCCACAAATTCAAAACTTAGAAGACAAATTACAGTCTTTAAACAAGCTATTACAACAACGAATTAAACAAGTTGTAGAAACGAATAAACCACAACTAAATAAAAACTTTCAACTTGGAGTTTTGCAACAGCAACTTTCTGCAAGGCTTGTAGAATTAGAAGCAAATCGTGTGGGATTAGCGAGTAAAGCCACTGCTTTATCAAACTTACAAATTCAATACAAACAACGGCTAAATAATCTACCTAAATTAGAACAACAACAGCGCCAGTTAGAACGTAAAGTACAAGCAGCTCAGTCTACCTACTCACTTTTACTACAAAAATTGCAAGAAAGTCGGATTGCAGAAAATCAAAATGTAGGTAATGCCAGCATTATCACTCAAGCTGAAATTCCAGAAGAGTCTATTTCTTCGCCAATAGTTTCTTACCTAAGTGCAGGCTTATTAGCTAGCTTGGCTGCATTAGCGGCTGTATATATTTTGGAAGTAAGAGATAAATCAATCAAAACTGTTGATGAAGCCAAAGAATTACTAGGATTTACCTTACTAGGGATTATTCCTGCTTGGAGTAAATCGAATAAATCTATTCGTGGCGATGAACAACCAGAGTCATATAGTGAAAGACTTGTTGTTCGTAATACTCCTCGATCGCCTATTAGTGAAGCTTACCGAATGCTGCGGGCAAATCTCATGTTTATGAGTGCTGACAAGGAGCTAAAAGTTATTGTTGTCACTAGTTCTGTACCTAAAGAAGGCAAGTCAACGGTAGCTGCTAATTTGGCGATCGCTATGGCACAAATGGAACGTAAAGTCTTACTAGTAGATGGGGATTTGCATCGTCCTGTTCAGCATCATATCTGGGAACTATCGAACGATCAAGGTCTGAGTAATATAATTGTCGGACAGTCTAATTTGAGGGTGGCAGTCAAAACTGTGATGAGTAATTTGGATGTTTTAACTGCTGGTGTAGTGCCTCCTGCTCCAGCTTCTCTTCTCGACTCCAAAAAAATGGCTGCTTTGATCGAAACTTTTGCCGTTCATAATGACTTTGTGATTATTGATGCTCCTTCGCTGACAGTTGCTGCTGATGCGGCGACTTTAGGACAAATGGCTGACGGTGTGTTGTTAGTTGTTTGCCCTGGGGTTGTTGATACTGCCAGTGGTTTATTTACAAAAGAGTTTTTAGAGAAATCTGGGCAAAATATCTTGGGAATGGTTGTGAATGGAGTGAATTCTAATAACTACAGCCGTTTTTATATTGCCGATGAATTCTACGCTCAAGATAGCGAGTTGAATGGAACTGTGAGAACTAATAATTTGAAG is part of the Chlorogloeopsis sp. ULAP01 genome and encodes:
- a CDS encoding DegT/DnrJ/EryC1/StrS family aminotransferase — its product is MEKFLPFALPEIGEEEIAEVVDSLRSNWLTTGPKTKRFEQDFAEFIGYGVEAIAVNSATSGLHLALEALGIGDGDEVITTVHTFTATAEVIRYLGANPVFVDIDINTLNLNPTKIEAAITPRTKAIIPVHLGGLACDMEPILAIAQKYGLKVVEDAAHAIPTTYQGKLIGSLDSDATVYSFYATKTITTGEGGMLVTRNLEVAQRCRMMRLHGISRDAFDRYTSTKPSWHYEVVAPGFKYNMTDLAASVGIHQLQKAWMFQKKRAAIAKRYDAEFAGLPLHLPAKSTDGDTHSWHLYVIRLDDSAKVSRDTFIEQLAAKGIGCSVHYIPLHLHPYWRDKYNLHSDDFPCASYAYKRIVSLPIYTKMAEADQTRVIEAVKKTLN
- a CDS encoding polysaccharide biosynthesis tyrosine autokinase, which encodes METIDTSQKIDYWLIFKRRWLPASIVFIFVFALVGVAAYFKKPSYLSEGKLRFQRTNTTSYLTGLSTEIGKLEPLVQDQKTSPLNTEAEVIRSLPVVRKTISQLNLTDNQGRLLKSKEFLKSLTVKDVKGADVLQISYRDTSPQITAEVVNTLMQVYLEQNVSYLRSEAAAARMFIEKQLPNAELVVRQAEAELANFKEQYKVVSLQEEASKAVEIIGDLQKQINSTQSEIADAQTQSQEIRKQLGMNPQQALTLTSFSQISGVQDILKEIQQSESELAARRTILQDIHPQIQNLEDKLQSLNKLLQQRIKQVVETNKPQLNKNFQLGVLQQQLSARLVELEANRVGLASKATALSNLQIQYKQRLNNLPKLEQQQRQLERKVQAAQSTYSLLLQKLQESRIAENQNVGNASIITQAEIPEESISSPIVSYLSAGLLASLAALAAVYILEVRDKSIKTVDEAKELLGFTLLGIIPAWSKSNKSIRGDEQPESYSERLVVRNTPRSPISEAYRMLRANLMFMSADKELKVIVVTSSVPKEGKSTVAANLAIAMAQMERKVLLVDGDLHRPVQHHIWELSNDQGLSNIIVGQSNLRVAVKTVMSNLDVLTAGVVPPAPASLLDSKKMAALIETFAVHNDFVIIDAPSLTVAADAATLGQMADGVLLVVCPGVVDTASGLFTKEFLEKSGQNILGMVVNGVNSNNYSRFYIADEFYAQDSELNGTVRTNNLKI
- a CDS encoding sugar transferase, translated to MSKRIFDLFFSLIGITILLPLFLMIAISIKLDSPGPVFFRQVRVGRFGCEFKIYKFRTMIIEAEKMGKQITIDNDQRITRIGRFLRKYKLDELPQLLNVIKGEMSLVGPRPEVPKYVYMYTHEQRRVLEVLPGITDLASIKFRNENQLLKHNHNPEDFYIHEIMPQKLKLNIEYIEQMGLSFDLLIICKTLLQVIAT